Part of the Jatrophihabitans sp. GAS493 genome, GACGGGCCGAAGATCGCGTACGCCAGCAGGCACATGATCGAGGTGTAGAGCCCGGTGATCGGCGGCAAGCCGGCCAGCTCTGCGTAAGCCATCCCCTGTGGAACCAGGAGAGTCGTCAATACGACGCCGGCGACGACGTCCTTGAACAGCCACTCGCGACGATATGACGAAGCCGCCCGTAGACCGGGTAGGGCACTCAGTACCGACACGATCACCTCTGCACGGCTGGGCGGCGCGGCCGCGTCGAGCGACGCGCTACGTCAGAACTTCACGTCAGAACTCCGCGGCACGCAGTGAGCCACTGAAGCCACTGAAGCCACTGAACCATCGGCACGAAGCTGTCCTGATCGTCGCGGCTAACCCGGCATCGGCCATCACCCGTACGGGATGAAACCGCCGCCGGTTCAGTCCTGCTCGAGGGCGTCGTCGACGTCGAACCCGATTGCCAGCGCCAGCGCCGATGCATCGGCCACTACGCGCGAGACGCCGATCGCGGGCGCGATGGCGATCAGCACGCCGACGATCTCATCGACGCTGGTGCCGGCGGCGACGGCGATCGCGACGGCCGAGGAATAGGAGGCGGTTGCGGAGTTGAGCGCCAGCAGGGCCGCGACCCGAACGAGTGCGTGGGTGCGGGCGTCCAGCGTCGACAGCTCGAGATTGGCGTCATGGGAGTTCAGCACAGAGTCGATCAACCCGTCGTCATTCAACGCAAGACGGACGAGCATCTCCTGGTAATTCAGCGGTGTTGGCCCGCTGGCAGCGCCGGACCTCATAGCTTGAATTCAAGCGTGAGGACGCCCGAGCGGCGTCATCCCAACGTGATGAAACGGCTACGATTCGAGCAATCCGCACGCGGTCGCGACTCGCAACGCCTCCGACCGACTGGAGACGCCGAGCTTGCGATAGATCGAAATGGCCTGACTTTTCACCGTGTTGGGCGAGACGAAGAGGCGCTGCGAAATCTCACGGAAGGTCAGGTGCGTCGGCAGGTAGGCCAAGACGCGAAGTTCCGCCGTGGAGAGTGTCATGGTGCCGGCGATGGTGTCCGTGGTTCTGGCCCGCAGTTCGCTGTCCAATCCGCCGAGACGCTGGTTGAGCGTGCCCAGGTCTGGCCGGCGACGCTGGATCTCCTGCGCGTCCTTCACCACGGTCCTGGCGCCGGCGAGATCCCCCAGCGCCTGATGAACCCGGGCCATGACGATCCGGGCCTGAACACCCAGCCAGGGCAGCGTGATGGTCGAGTCGGAGCGCAGCACGTGCGCGTGGGCCAGCGCTTCCCGGGAGCGTCGCGGATCGCCATTGTGGATCCCGAGTTCTGCCACCAGCGCGAAGGTCAGGATCTGGCTCGCGTCGTCGGAGATCTGAGCCGACAGCGCCGTGGCCCGGGCGAGCGCAGCGTGTTCAGCCGCCTCATCCCACTCGCCCGCTTCGGTGGCCAGCAGCCCCAGTTCGGCCTGGGCAACGCAGACCGACGGGGCGCGGTCACTGCCCGCTCCATCGATTACCTGCTCGAAGCCGTCGCGGGCCTCCGCCGTTCGCCCGGCTAGCAGCAGAGCAATGGACCTGCTCACCAGCGCGCCGCTGTACCACGGACTCGCCGCCGATTCGGCCATCAGGCAGTCGGTCGCGTCCGTCAGCATCTGGTTGACACCATGCGGCGCCAGCAGAGCCCGAGCGAAGGAGATCATCGACGAGAACGAGGCGGCATCCCCCGGCATCGGACCGTCGAACTTCACCTGC contains:
- a CDS encoding carboxymuconolactone decarboxylase family protein, whose product is MRSGAASGPTPLNYQEMLVRLALNDDGLIDSVLNSHDANLELSTLDARTHALVRVAALLALNSATASYSSAVAIAVAAGTSVDEIVGVLIAIAPAIGVSRVVADASALALAIGFDVDDALEQD